One window of the Fundidesulfovibrio soli genome contains the following:
- a CDS encoding BadF/BadG/BcrA/BcrD ATPase family protein: MPSAPRDAIGLCLGASSISFAQVRREAGVVRLTRGGSVPHNGDPARTLLSVLESIPDWRQLPLAATGRRLRSMVALPSLSEPEAVELAAAHALGGAGAVTVLSVGGETFMAYGLDAHGRVRSIQSGNKCASGTGEFLLQQLGRMGLAVEDLSGMDHAAEPHAVSGRCSVFCKSDCTHALNKGAPRQEVVAGLGRMMAGKCLELLTRMSVERVLLAGGCAANPYLLRFLRRELPGLEAPGNAAWFEATGAALWALDHAGPVGGAEVFAPRAGSFVRFGPLSEALGLVEFKEHPRGQAREGDVVLVGLDVGSTTTKGVVVRRGDRAVLAGEYLRTEGDPVGASRRVYASLAAQLGAPVRIVGLGVTGSGRAIAALHASATAAINEIVAHAAAALHYDPAVDTIFEIGGQDAKYTSLSAGQPCDSAMNEACSAGTGSFLEESARESLGVPTDAIAELALAAGSTPNFNDQCAAFIGSDIKLAVQEGLPLEDILAGLVHSVCLNYVSRVMGSRPVGERVFMQGGVCYNRAVPAAMAMLTGKRVVVPPDPGLMGALGVALEVDQRIARGVLAEGSFDLDELAGREARQREPFTCRGGKGGQHGCDRGCRIARIEVGGTVHPFGGICNRFENLRQGRSPDAAALDLVMARHRRVFRDLEPSAQDGQPDNRPKVGLNRSYLVNTFFPLFDAFFKELGYGVLLPERADPEGVKRRGAALCYPGELAHGFLADLLARRPEAVFLPHISGVPGEPGQATSCTCVLLQGEPFYLRSAFGELAAYGPRLLRPTLDFTRGLEAAEKAMLGAARDLGADARAARRAFAAGVDAQRACRADLEALGREALERLAQGDGAVPGVVLFGRAYNAFAPEANKAVPEKLATRGAMVIPCDILPLPRDLRPERAVYWGQGRVILQAAQAVSRHPDLYGAYVTNFSCGPDSFLLGYFRDEMGTKPSLTLELDSHTADAGLETRLEAFLDIAGSHRRGTQAGGHGAGRVGAAPRSAPISTPKSGCVLESSNGRPGVVDSGGRWLPLTHERVRLALPSMNPYGTALAARALEGMGIRCVGLPPADEEALKRGRGNSSCKECLPLQLTVGTLLDYLEKRPEDEVTAYFMPGAQGPCRFGQYNEFTARMLAKRNIPDAVVLTPLADTGYAGLSNSATLGIWRGLVLGDFVDEMRAVLLAAATDPREAEAELQQELGTMLQAMGLPWKRALARLGESARRLARIPLRLPAMETPTVSLLGEIFVRNDPISRQRLVERLAEKGVAARTAPVHEWVFYTDWLQNEGHTTPPGLGGRIRQWVKRRAYRQIRAALAPSGLVRGHTPDIPALVRAGRRFLTPALTGEAILTVGGAFHEMLAPACGVVSIGPFGCMPARLSEALLADAFNTGTLAELYPERVRALPESERGSLPFLALETDGNPFPQLIEARLEAFCLQALRLHEAALKRP, from the coding sequence ATGCCAAGCGCCCCCCGGGACGCCATCGGCCTCTGTCTTGGGGCCTCCTCCATATCCTTCGCCCAGGTGCGTCGTGAGGCAGGCGTGGTCCGCCTCACGCGGGGCGGTTCCGTGCCCCACAACGGCGATCCCGCCCGGACGCTCCTTTCCGTCCTCGAATCCATTCCCGATTGGCGCCAGCTGCCGTTGGCGGCCACCGGCAGGCGGCTGCGCTCCATGGTGGCCCTGCCTTCGCTCAGCGAGCCCGAGGCCGTGGAGCTGGCCGCCGCGCACGCCCTTGGCGGTGCCGGGGCCGTCACGGTGCTCAGCGTGGGCGGCGAGACGTTCATGGCCTACGGCCTGGACGCCCACGGCAGGGTGCGCTCCATCCAATCAGGCAACAAGTGCGCCTCGGGCACGGGGGAGTTCCTGCTCCAGCAGCTGGGGCGCATGGGCCTGGCCGTGGAGGACCTCTCCGGCATGGACCACGCGGCCGAACCGCACGCGGTCTCCGGCCGCTGCTCCGTGTTCTGCAAATCGGACTGCACCCATGCCCTGAACAAGGGCGCGCCCCGGCAGGAGGTGGTGGCCGGGCTTGGGCGCATGATGGCCGGGAAGTGCCTGGAGCTGCTCACGCGCATGTCCGTGGAGCGCGTGCTGCTGGCGGGCGGCTGCGCCGCGAACCCCTATCTGCTGCGCTTCCTGCGCCGGGAGCTGCCCGGGCTGGAGGCCCCCGGGAACGCGGCCTGGTTCGAGGCCACGGGCGCGGCCCTTTGGGCTTTGGACCACGCTGGGCCGGTGGGCGGCGCGGAGGTGTTCGCCCCGCGCGCCGGAAGCTTCGTCCGGTTCGGGCCGCTGTCCGAAGCGTTGGGCCTGGTGGAGTTCAAGGAGCACCCCAGGGGCCAGGCGCGGGAGGGCGACGTGGTGCTCGTGGGCCTGGACGTGGGGTCCACCACCACCAAGGGGGTGGTGGTGCGCCGCGGCGACCGGGCGGTGCTGGCCGGGGAGTACCTGCGCACCGAGGGCGACCCCGTGGGGGCCTCCCGGCGCGTCTACGCCAGCCTCGCCGCGCAGCTGGGCGCGCCGGTGCGCATCGTGGGCCTGGGGGTCACGGGCTCGGGGCGGGCCATCGCGGCCCTGCACGCCTCGGCCACGGCTGCCATCAACGAGATCGTGGCCCACGCCGCCGCGGCCCTGCACTACGACCCCGCCGTGGACACCATTTTCGAGATCGGCGGGCAGGACGCCAAGTACACCAGCCTGAGCGCCGGGCAGCCCTGCGACTCCGCCATGAACGAGGCCTGCAGCGCGGGCACCGGCTCCTTCCTGGAGGAGTCCGCCCGGGAGTCGCTGGGCGTTCCCACGGACGCCATCGCGGAGCTGGCCCTGGCCGCCGGGAGCACCCCCAACTTCAACGACCAGTGCGCGGCCTTCATCGGCTCGGACATCAAGCTGGCCGTGCAGGAGGGCCTGCCCCTGGAGGACATCCTGGCCGGGCTGGTGCACTCCGTGTGCCTGAACTACGTGAGCCGGGTCATGGGCAGCCGCCCCGTGGGGGAGCGCGTGTTCATGCAGGGCGGGGTCTGCTACAACCGGGCCGTGCCCGCGGCCATGGCCATGCTCACGGGCAAGCGCGTCGTCGTGCCGCCCGATCCCGGGCTCATGGGCGCGCTGGGCGTGGCCCTGGAGGTTGACCAGCGCATCGCCCGGGGCGTGCTGGCCGAAGGGTCGTTCGATCTGGACGAACTGGCCGGGCGGGAGGCCCGCCAGCGCGAGCCCTTCACCTGCCGGGGCGGCAAGGGCGGCCAGCACGGGTGCGACAGGGGCTGCCGCATCGCCCGCATCGAGGTGGGCGGGACGGTGCATCCCTTCGGCGGCATCTGCAACCGCTTCGAGAACCTGCGCCAGGGCCGCTCGCCGGACGCCGCCGCGCTGGACCTGGTCATGGCCAGGCACCGCCGCGTCTTCAGGGACCTGGAGCCGTCCGCGCAAGACGGCCAGCCGGACAATCGCCCCAAGGTGGGGCTCAACCGCTCCTATCTGGTGAACACCTTTTTCCCGCTGTTCGACGCCTTCTTCAAGGAGCTGGGCTACGGGGTGCTCCTGCCGGAGCGGGCCGACCCCGAAGGCGTGAAGCGTCGGGGCGCGGCCCTGTGCTACCCGGGCGAACTGGCCCACGGCTTCCTGGCCGACCTGCTGGCCCGCAGGCCGGAGGCCGTGTTCCTGCCGCACATCAGCGGCGTGCCGGGCGAACCGGGTCAGGCCACGTCCTGCACCTGCGTGCTGCTGCAGGGCGAGCCGTTCTACCTGCGCAGCGCCTTCGGGGAGCTGGCCGCCTACGGCCCCAGGCTGCTGCGCCCCACGCTGGACTTCACGCGCGGCCTTGAGGCGGCCGAAAAGGCCATGCTGGGGGCCGCCCGGGACCTGGGCGCGGACGCCCGCGCGGCGCGCCGGGCCTTCGCCGCCGGGGTGGATGCGCAGCGAGCCTGCCGGGCGGACCTGGAGGCCCTGGGCCGCGAGGCCCTGGAACGGTTGGCCCAGGGCGACGGCGCGGTGCCCGGGGTGGTGCTCTTCGGCCGGGCCTACAACGCCTTCGCGCCCGAGGCCAACAAGGCCGTGCCCGAGAAGCTGGCCACGCGCGGGGCCATGGTCATCCCCTGCGACATCCTGCCCCTGCCCCGGGACCTGCGTCCCGAGCGGGCCGTGTACTGGGGCCAGGGCCGGGTCATCCTCCAGGCGGCCCAGGCCGTGAGCCGCCACCCGGACCTCTACGGAGCCTACGTCACCAACTTCTCCTGCGGTCCGGACTCCTTCCTGCTGGGCTACTTCCGCGACGAGATGGGCACAAAGCCGTCCCTGACCCTGGAGCTGGACAGCCACACGGCGGACGCGGGCCTGGAGACGCGGCTGGAGGCCTTTCTGGACATCGCCGGGAGCCACAGGCGCGGCACCCAGGCCGGAGGGCATGGAGCCGGGAGGGTCGGCGCAGCGCCGCGCTCCGCGCCCATCTCCACTCCGAAATCGGGCTGCGTGCTGGAGTCCAGCAACGGGCGGCCCGGCGTGGTGGATTCCGGGGGGCGCTGGCTGCCCCTGACCCACGAGCGCGTCCGCCTGGCCCTGCCCAGCATGAACCCCTACGGCACAGCCCTGGCCGCCCGGGCGCTGGAGGGGATGGGCATTCGCTGCGTGGGCCTGCCCCCCGCGGACGAGGAGGCCCTCAAGCGCGGGCGCGGCAACTCCTCCTGCAAGGAGTGCCTGCCCCTGCAGCTCACGGTGGGCACCCTGCTGGACTATCTGGAAAAGCGCCCCGAAGACGAGGTCACGGCCTATTTCATGCCCGGGGCCCAGGGGCCATGCCGCTTCGGGCAGTACAACGAGTTCACCGCCAGGATGCTGGCCAAGCGAAACATTCCCGACGCCGTGGTGCTCACCCCCCTGGCGGACACGGGCTACGCAGGGCTCTCAAACAGCGCCACCCTAGGCATCTGGCGGGGCCTTGTGCTGGGCGACTTCGTGGACGAGATGCGGGCCGTGCTCCTGGCCGCCGCCACGGATCCTCGGGAGGCCGAGGCCGAGCTTCAACAGGAGCTCGGCACCATGCTCCAGGCCATGGGCCTGCCATGGAAGCGCGCCCTGGCCCGCCTGGGCGAAAGCGCCCGCCGCCTGGCGCGCATCCCCCTGCGCCTGCCCGCGATGGAGACCCCGACCGTCTCGCTGCTGGGCGAAATCTTCGTGCGCAACGACCCCATCTCCCGGCAGCGGCTGGTGGAGCGGTTGGCGGAAAAGGGCGTCGCGGCGCGCACCGCCCCGGTGCACGAGTGGGTCTTCTATACGGACTGGCTCCAGAACGAGGGGCACACCACGCCCCCCGGCTTGGGCGGGCGCATCCGCCAGTGGGTGAAGCGCAGGGCCTACCGCCAGATCCGCGCCGCGCTCGCGCCTTCAGGGCTGGTGCGGGGCCACACGCCCGACATCCCGGCCCTGGTCCGCGCCGGGCGGCGCTTCCTCACGCCCGCGCTCACCGGCGAGGCCATCCTCACCGTGGGCGGGGCCTTCCACGAGATGCTGGCCCCTGCCTGCGGGGTGGTCTCCATCGGGCCGTTCGGGTGCATGCCCGCGCGCCTGAGCGAGGCCCTGCTGGCCGACGCCTTCAACACCGGCACCCTGGCTGAACTGTACCCGGAGCGGGTCCGCGCCCTGCCCGAAAGCGAACGCGGCAGCCTGCCCTTCCTGGCGCTGGAGACCGACGGCAACCCCTTCCCCCAGCTCATCGAGGCCCGCTTGGAGGCCTTCTGCCTGCAGGCGCTCAGGCTGCACGAAGCCGCCCTGAAGCGCCCGTGA
- a CDS encoding response regulator has product MTKESVLLVEDDEDILQLLEYNFQNAGFAVTTSRDGLDALARIRRQRPDLVLLDIMLPGADGFEVCRSIKRDPKTAQVPVIMLTARGEEVDRIVGLELGADDYVVKPFSPRELILRARAVLKRLSPEAPAKQVLRKDGLSVDMDAHRAEAQGQEIQLTATEFKLLAELFKSQGRVLTRDQLLNTVWGYEFEGYARTVDTHVRRLRQKLGHYSEMIETVRGVGYRFKE; this is encoded by the coding sequence ATGACCAAGGAAAGCGTGCTGCTGGTGGAAGACGACGAGGACATCCTCCAGTTGCTTGAATACAATTTTCAGAACGCCGGGTTCGCCGTGACGACATCGCGCGACGGGCTGGACGCCCTGGCGCGCATCCGCCGCCAGCGCCCGGACCTGGTCCTGTTGGATATCATGCTGCCCGGGGCCGACGGCTTCGAGGTCTGCCGCAGCATCAAGCGCGACCCCAAGACCGCCCAGGTGCCCGTGATCATGCTCACGGCCAGGGGCGAAGAGGTGGACCGCATCGTGGGCCTGGAGCTGGGCGCGGACGACTACGTGGTCAAGCCCTTCAGCCCCAGGGAGCTCATCCTGCGGGCCAGGGCCGTGCTCAAGCGCCTGAGCCCCGAGGCTCCGGCCAAACAGGTGCTGCGCAAGGACGGCCTCAGCGTGGACATGGACGCCCACCGCGCCGAGGCCCAGGGCCAGGAGATCCAGCTCACGGCCACCGAGTTCAAGCTGCTGGCCGAACTCTTCAAGAGCCAGGGCCGCGTGCTCACGCGCGACCAGTTGCTCAACACCGTCTGGGGCTACGAATTCGAGGGCTACGCCCGCACCGTGGACACCCATGTGCGCCGCCTGCGCCAGAAGCTGGGCCATTATTCCGAAATGATCGAGACCGTGCGCGGCGTGGGCTACCGCTTCAAGGAGTAG
- a CDS encoding sensor histidine kinase, giving the protein MLSYGMRLFSSHLAACGLGLWVYAEMADQRTGLALAVAVCVLVAAISSYAVTRRHARFIRQCAGVLGAVAEGDYGRRLWPESGLALEELAQSVNAMASGIEAQVTALAADKARIEAVLEGMREGLMVLSEEGRIVMTNKALEDIFPQAAGAVGRLPIEAVPCPELQNAAETVLNWQDAQRPAVVSVQIEPMHDRFFDVSLVRPVRRHPGLGAVLVFHDLTEFRRLDKVRRDFVANVSHELRTPLTSIKGYAETLLGERQFLEGQGKRFLDVILKNANHMSKMVEELLSLARIENDRQAPVKAQVLAGEALRAALRECAALSRERSVTVESRLPEEDVVVPADFGPLTQVFRNLLENALKYGPAGSVVSVSHSAGIGEVTFRVEDMGPGVPEAERQRVFERFYRVDRPRMKSEGGTGLGLAIAKHIVERHGGRIWVEQARDRMTGAAFCFSLPDAS; this is encoded by the coding sequence ATGCTCTCCTACGGAATGCGGCTTTTCTCCTCCCACCTGGCGGCCTGCGGACTGGGCCTGTGGGTCTACGCCGAGATGGCGGACCAGCGCACGGGCCTGGCCCTGGCAGTGGCCGTCTGCGTGCTGGTGGCCGCCATATCGAGCTACGCGGTCACGCGCCGCCACGCCCGCTTCATTCGCCAGTGCGCCGGGGTGCTTGGGGCCGTGGCCGAAGGCGACTACGGCCGCAGGCTCTGGCCCGAGTCCGGCCTGGCCCTGGAGGAGCTCGCCCAGAGCGTGAACGCCATGGCCAGCGGCATCGAGGCCCAGGTGACTGCCCTGGCGGCGGACAAGGCCCGCATCGAGGCCGTGCTGGAGGGCATGCGCGAGGGCCTGATGGTGCTCAGCGAGGAAGGCCGCATCGTCATGACCAACAAGGCCCTGGAAGACATCTTCCCCCAGGCGGCCGGGGCGGTGGGCAGGCTGCCCATCGAGGCCGTGCCCTGCCCTGAACTCCAGAACGCCGCCGAAACGGTGCTCAACTGGCAAGACGCGCAGCGCCCCGCCGTGGTTTCCGTGCAGATCGAACCCATGCACGACAGATTCTTCGACGTGAGCCTGGTGCGCCCGGTGCGCCGCCACCCCGGCCTGGGCGCGGTGCTCGTGTTCCACGACCTCACCGAATTCAGGCGGCTGGACAAGGTCCGGCGGGATTTCGTGGCCAACGTCTCCCATGAGCTGCGCACGCCCCTGACCTCCATCAAGGGCTACGCCGAGACCCTGCTGGGCGAGCGGCAGTTCCTGGAGGGCCAGGGCAAGCGCTTCCTGGACGTGATCCTCAAGAACGCCAACCACATGTCCAAGATGGTGGAGGAGCTCCTGAGCCTGGCGCGCATCGAGAACGACCGCCAGGCCCCGGTGAAGGCCCAGGTGTTGGCCGGGGAGGCCCTGCGCGCGGCCCTGCGCGAGTGCGCGGCCCTCTCGCGGGAGCGCTCCGTCACCGTGGAGAGCCGCCTGCCCGAGGAGGACGTGGTCGTCCCGGCGGATTTCGGGCCGCTTACGCAGGTGTTCCGCAACCTGTTGGAGAACGCCCTGAAGTACGGCCCGGCGGGCTCCGTGGTGAGCGTGTCCCACAGCGCCGGCATCGGGGAGGTCACCTTCCGCGTGGAGGACATGGGGCCCGGCGTGCCCGAGGCCGAGCGCCAGAGGGTTTTCGAGAGATTCTACCGCGTGGACAGGCCGCGCATGAAGAGCGAGGGGGGCACGGGCCTGGGCCTGGCCATCGCGAAGCACATCGTGGAGCGCCACGGGGGCAGGATCTGGGTTGAGCAGGCCCGCGACCGGATGACCGGAGCCGCCTTCTGCTTCAGCCTGCCCGATGCCTCATAA
- the pstB gene encoding phosphate ABC transporter ATP-binding protein PstB, with protein MTTPLKMSARNLDFYYGDFKALHSVDLDVRTNEVTALIGPSGCGKSTFLRCLNRMNDLIDIARVEGELLLDGQDIYKGGMDVVELRRRVGMVFQKPNPFPKTIFENVAYGLRVNGSTDNAFIAGQVEKSLKQAALWSEVKDRLHSNALGLSGGQQQRLCIARALAVEPEILLMDEPASALDPIATQKIEELIHELKEDLTIIIVTHSMQQAARVSDMTAFFYMGKLIEMDQTETIFTRPANKQTEDYITGRFG; from the coding sequence ATGACAACGCCACTTAAAATGTCCGCCAGAAACCTGGACTTCTACTACGGGGACTTCAAGGCCCTGCACTCCGTGGACCTGGACGTGCGCACCAACGAGGTCACCGCGCTGATCGGGCCGTCGGGCTGCGGCAAGTCCACCTTCCTGCGCTGCCTCAACCGCATGAACGACCTCATCGACATCGCGCGTGTCGAAGGCGAGTTGCTTCTGGACGGGCAGGACATATACAAGGGCGGGATGGACGTTGTGGAGCTGCGCCGCCGCGTGGGCATGGTCTTCCAGAAGCCCAACCCCTTCCCCAAGACCATCTTCGAGAACGTGGCCTACGGCCTGCGCGTCAACGGGTCCACGGACAACGCCTTCATCGCCGGGCAGGTGGAGAAGAGCCTCAAGCAGGCCGCGCTCTGGAGCGAAGTGAAGGACCGCCTGCACTCGAACGCCCTGGGCCTCTCCGGCGGTCAGCAGCAGCGCCTGTGCATCGCCCGGGCCCTGGCGGTGGAGCCCGAGATCCTGCTCATGGACGAGCCGGCCTCCGCGCTGGACCCCATCGCCACCCAGAAGATCGAGGAGCTCATCCACGAGCTCAAGGAAGACCTGACCATCATCATCGTCACCCACTCCATGCAGCAGGCCGCGCGCGTCTCGGACATGACGGCCTTCTTCTACATGGGCAAGCTCATCGAAATGGACCAGACCGAGACGATCTTCACCCGTCCGGCCAACAAGCAAACCGAAGACTACATCACCGGCCGCTTCGGCTAG
- the phoU gene encoding phosphate signaling complex protein PhoU, giving the protein MDQRFQKEMEQLKVKVLQMAAYTDRALERALAAIANRDAELARQVIDSDREINAMECEVDNLSLRLLALDQPVAMDLRLIVSSMRMVVDLERIGDEAVNIAEQAVLLSQLPTLSHQPDLNALGAQVTDMYRLAVRSFRDQDPELARQVCAADSVADDLNMKVLKQCMDSGSEEGTLSGLDRAIRTVIVARAMERVGDLSTNIAEGSIFVVKGVSVKHHCQPF; this is encoded by the coding sequence ATGGACCAGCGTTTTCAGAAGGAAATGGAGCAGCTCAAGGTCAAGGTTCTCCAGATGGCCGCCTACACGGACCGCGCCCTGGAGCGCGCCCTGGCGGCCATCGCCAACCGCGACGCGGAGCTGGCCCGACAGGTCATCGACTCCGACCGGGAGATCAACGCCATGGAGTGCGAGGTGGACAACCTCTCCCTGCGCCTGCTGGCCTTGGACCAGCCCGTGGCCATGGACCTGCGCCTCATCGTCTCCAGCATGCGCATGGTGGTCGACCTGGAGCGCATCGGCGACGAGGCCGTGAACATCGCCGAGCAGGCGGTGCTGCTCTCCCAGCTGCCCACCTTGAGCCACCAGCCGGACCTGAACGCCCTTGGCGCCCAGGTCACGGACATGTACCGCCTCGCGGTGCGCTCCTTCCGCGACCAGGACCCGGAGCTGGCCCGCCAGGTCTGCGCCGCGGACTCCGTGGCCGACGACCTGAACATGAAGGTGCTCAAGCAGTGCATGGACTCCGGATCGGAAGAGGGAACCCTGAGCGGGCTGGACCGCGCCATCCGCACGGTGATCGTGGCCCGCGCCATGGAGCGCGTCGGCGACCTCTCCACCAACATCGCCGAGGGCTCCATCTTCGTGGTCAAGGGCGTCTCCGTGAAGCACCACTGCCAGCCGTTTTAA
- a CDS encoding lytic transglycosylase domain-containing protein gives MHFTFKGTTMLKRLLLPLCPPALALMLALALALTGCAPSPKSVGHGSRSNLEPEITGLEALSQSRGRPLTPAEKQALDSRQEMTFRLTPEETEEMRLFFQYFTRDKRDTVQRWMLRSEPHLEYVRAVMASHRLPQDLLALPYIESGYNVLAVSHSGAVGMWQFMPATGRRFGLTVDWWLDERRDPYLATVAAARYLKALHQQFGDWQLALAAYNAGEGSISRAMASTGTQNFNSLAKSSSPLKDETKHYVPKFMAMLKIVRNAKRLGFNAPDLTASKDLQEVRVPAGSDLSGLASNLGLSWEQFHALNPAYRRQVSPPDRTTAAWVPKNSARSALAFLQNPSGQGGGSSRLAAPGDTWWNLSRQTNIPASVLREANGNKDAPAPGKPVLIPLAACSLDNGTPAPEPAPKYAKAGGTQGGKAAASQPSYSSGPAPAPASSQPTLYVVRKGDTLESVAGKTGVAVQELISFNKANPKDALVPGTPLLIPVRGQAPAPAPSPVASQAPASPASKDAGGTGLDPNPKYKIIKRTGI, from the coding sequence TTGCATTTCACCTTCAAGGGTACGACCATGCTCAAGCGGCTCCTCCTTCCCCTGTGCCCCCCAGCCCTGGCGCTGATGCTGGCCCTGGCGCTGGCGCTGACCGGGTGCGCGCCTTCCCCAAAGAGCGTCGGACACGGCTCGCGCTCCAACCTGGAGCCGGAGATCACCGGCCTCGAGGCCCTGAGCCAGAGCCGGGGACGCCCCCTGACCCCCGCCGAGAAGCAGGCCCTCGACTCCCGCCAGGAGATGACCTTCAGGCTCACTCCCGAGGAAACCGAGGAGATGCGCCTGTTCTTCCAGTACTTCACCCGCGACAAGCGCGACACCGTGCAGCGCTGGATGCTGCGCAGCGAGCCCCACCTGGAGTACGTGCGCGCGGTCATGGCCAGCCACCGCCTGCCGCAGGACCTGCTGGCCCTGCCCTACATCGAGTCCGGCTACAACGTGCTGGCCGTGTCGCACTCCGGGGCGGTGGGCATGTGGCAGTTCATGCCCGCCACGGGCCGGCGCTTCGGCCTCACCGTGGACTGGTGGCTGGACGAGAGGCGCGACCCCTACCTGGCCACCGTGGCCGCCGCCCGCTACCTCAAGGCCCTGCACCAGCAGTTCGGGGACTGGCAGCTGGCCCTGGCCGCCTACAACGCGGGCGAGGGCAGCATCTCCCGGGCCATGGCCTCCACGGGCACCCAGAACTTCAACAGCCTGGCCAAGTCCTCGAGCCCCCTCAAGGACGAGACCAAGCACTACGTTCCCAAGTTCATGGCCATGCTCAAGATCGTGCGCAACGCCAAGCGCCTGGGCTTCAACGCCCCGGACCTGACCGCCTCCAAGGACCTGCAGGAGGTGCGCGTGCCCGCCGGGTCGGACCTCTCGGGCCTGGCCTCCAACCTGGGGCTCTCCTGGGAGCAGTTCCACGCCCTCAACCCGGCCTACCGCAGGCAGGTGAGCCCGCCGGACCGCACCACGGCCGCCTGGGTGCCCAAGAACTCGGCCCGGTCGGCCCTGGCCTTCCTGCAGAACCCTTCGGGCCAGGGCGGCGGCTCCAGCCGCCTGGCCGCCCCCGGGGACACCTGGTGGAACCTCTCCCGCCAGACCAACATCCCGGCCAGCGTGCTGCGCGAGGCCAACGGCAACAAGGACGCCCCGGCCCCGGGCAAGCCCGTCCTGATCCCCCTGGCGGCCTGTTCGCTGGACAACGGCACGCCCGCGCCCGAACCCGCCCCGAAGTACGCCAAGGCGGGCGGCACCCAGGGCGGCAAGGCGGCGGCATCGCAGCCATCCTACTCGTCAGGCCCCGCGCCGGCCCCCGCCTCCAGCCAGCCCACGCTCTACGTGGTGCGCAAGGGCGACACCCTGGAGAGCGTGGCAGGGAAGACCGGCGTGGCCGTCCAGGAGCTCATCAGCTTCAACAAGGCCAACCCCAAGGACGCCCTGGTGCCCGGCACCCCGCTGCTCATCCCTGTGCGCGGGCAGGCTCCGGCGCCCGCGCCTTCACCGGTCGCCTCGCAGGCCCCGGCCTCACCCGCCTCGAAAGACGCAGGCGGCACCGGGCTGGACCCCAACCCCAAGTACAAGATCATCAAGCGCACCGGCATTTGA
- the aroE gene encoding shikimate dehydrogenase has protein sequence MTPPESAVPPRLLYGIIGHPLGQTLSPLLHNWGFARMGVAAAYVAFPTPPERLEDFIRAVRTMPVCGLSVTIPHKEAVMPLLDAVDPLAGSVGAVNTLVWEGEPGAGRLVGHNTDVAGFCAPLLGLPSTPESVLVLGAGGAAKAVLAGLNELGVARVAMANRTFERALALAETFGVQAIPWEERADFDAQLVVNTTPVGMSGKGDGLSPMPAEYWTPRHIAYDIVYNPLLTPFLLQARERGASVIDGLAMFAGQGAAQFKLWTGLDLPLDEAKALLLRALGA, from the coding sequence ATGACGCCGCCTGAGAGCGCCGTACCGCCCAGGCTGCTCTACGGCATTATCGGGCACCCCCTGGGCCAGACGCTCTCGCCGCTGCTGCACAACTGGGGCTTCGCGCGCATGGGCGTGGCCGCGGCCTACGTGGCCTTCCCCACCCCGCCCGAGCGCCTGGAGGATTTCATCCGCGCCGTGCGGACCATGCCCGTATGCGGCCTCTCGGTGACCATCCCCCACAAGGAGGCCGTGATGCCCCTGCTGGACGCGGTGGACCCGCTGGCCGGCAGCGTGGGCGCGGTGAACACCCTGGTCTGGGAGGGCGAGCCCGGAGCCGGGCGGCTGGTGGGCCACAACACCGACGTGGCCGGATTCTGCGCGCCGCTCCTGGGACTGCCCAGCACGCCTGAAAGCGTTTTGGTGTTGGGTGCCGGGGGCGCGGCCAAGGCCGTGCTTGCGGGCCTGAACGAACTGGGCGTGGCCCGGGTGGCCATGGCCAACAGGACCTTCGAGCGCGCCCTGGCCCTGGCCGAAACCTTCGGTGTTCAGGCCATCCCTTGGGAGGAAAGAGCCGATTTCGACGCCCAACTGGTGGTGAACACCACGCCCGTGGGCATGTCCGGCAAGGGCGACGGGCTCTCGCCCATGCCCGCCGAATACTGGACGCCAAGGCACATCGCCTACGACATCGTCTACAACCCCCTGCTCACCCCCTTCCTGCTCCAGGCCCGGGAGCGCGGCGCGTCCGTCATCGACGGGCTGGCGATGTTCGCGGGCCAGGGCGCGGCCCAGTTCAAGCTCTGGACCGGGCTGGACCTGCCCCTGGACGAGGCCAAGGCCCTGCTGCTGCGGGCGCTCGGCGCATAG
- a CDS encoding 2-oxoacid:acceptor oxidoreductase family protein: protein MLMYADVIIAGFGGQGVVLAGTLLAYAAMEHGLNVTFMPVYGPEMRGGTANCTVVLSDEEIGSPIIRRPQNVVALNRPSLEKFQVQLADGGTVVVNSSLADPALADSARIKVVGVPCNDIAEKVGNARMVNMVAMGAFVKATGALPLERLKQALTHVVPAHYGHLIPKNAEALQAGYDAA, encoded by the coding sequence CTGCTGATGTACGCCGACGTTATCATCGCCGGGTTCGGCGGCCAGGGCGTGGTCCTGGCCGGGACGCTTCTGGCCTACGCCGCCATGGAGCACGGCCTCAACGTGACGTTCATGCCCGTCTACGGGCCGGAGATGCGCGGCGGCACCGCCAACTGCACCGTGGTGCTCTCCGACGAGGAGATCGGCTCCCCCATCATCCGCCGCCCGCAGAACGTGGTGGCCCTGAACAGGCCCTCGCTGGAAAAGTTCCAGGTCCAGCTGGCCGACGGGGGCACCGTGGTGGTCAACTCCTCCCTGGCGGACCCGGCCCTGGCCGACTCCGCGCGGATCAAGGTGGTGGGCGTGCCCTGCAACGACATCGCCGAGAAGGTGGGCAACGCGCGCATGGTGAACATGGTGGCCATGGGGGCCTTCGTGAAGGCAACGGGCGCGCTGCCCCTGGAGCGGCTCAAGCAGGCCCTCACCCATGTGGTGCCCGCCCACTACGGCCACCTGATCCCCAAGAACGCCGAGGCCCTGCAGGCCGGGTATGACGCCGCCTGA